A window from Heteronotia binoei isolate CCM8104 ecotype False Entrance Well chromosome 15, APGP_CSIRO_Hbin_v1, whole genome shotgun sequence encodes these proteins:
- the LOC132583205 gene encoding olfactory receptor 2D3-like, with the protein MGAENFTFVMEFTLEGLSKHRKTQVLLFGAILLIYSLTIVGNLVVILLVRSDSRLHTPMYFFLAHLSGAEICYATSTEPQMLTHLWDGKGILSFASCVAQIFVVLFMGTAENFLLGIMAYDRYLAIFHPLLYAVTMSKCCQWKLACACWVSAFLFSLTYICCTFSHSYCGPNYIDHFICDMPLVLKLACDNTHVTQTIISVMAGLGLMIPISLIMTSYGLILFSVLKMRSASGQRKAFSTCASHLMVVTVFYGTVISMYMVPRSSTSSNRDKQIAVFYIMVTPLLNPIIYTLRNKDVHGAVSKVLWRRNLGGKS; encoded by the coding sequence ATGGGGGCTGAGAATTTCACTTTTGTCATGGAGTTCACCTTGGAAGGATTGTCCAAACACCGCAAGACACAGGTGCTCCTCTTTGGGGCCATTCTTCTGATCTACTCATTGACCATCGTGGGGAATCTAGTGGTCATCCTGCTGGTGCGGTCTGACTCCCGCCTCCACACCCCCATGTACTTCTTCCTCGCACACCTCTCAGGCGCCGAGATCTGTTACGCCACCAGCACGGAGCCACAGATGCTGACTCACCTCTGGGATGGGAAAGGAATCCTGTCCTTCGCCAGCTGTGTGGCCCAGATATTTGTCGTATTGTTTATGGGCACTGCTGAAAACTTTCTGCTGGGAATCATGGCCTATGACCGCTATCTGGCCATTTTCCATCCTCTCCTGTACGCCGTCACCATGAGCAAGTGCTGCCAATGGAAGCTTGCTTGTGCATGCTGGGTGTCAGCCTTCCTTTTCAGTCTGACATACATCTGTTGCACCTTTAGTCACTCGTACTGCGGTCCCAACTACATTGATCACTTTATCTGCGACATGCCCTTGGTGTTGAAACTGGCATGTGACAACACCCACGTCACACAGACTATCATATCAGTGATGGCAGGGCTGGGCCTCATGATTCCCATTTCTCTTATCATGACCTCCTACGGACTCATCCTGTTTTCTGTGTTAAAAATGCGCTCAGCCTCCGGACAGCGTAAAGCCTTCTCCACGTGCGCTTCCCATCTCATGGTCGTTACTGTTTTCTATGGCACTGTCATTTCAATGTACATGGTTCCTCGGTCGAGCACATCTTCAAATCGTGACAAACAGATTGCTGTGTTTTACATCATGGTCACCCCTCTGCTCAACCCAATTATTTACACCCTGCGGAACAAGGATGTCCACGGAGCAGTAAGCAAAGTGCTGTGGAGACGAAACCTTGGAGGAAAAAGCTGA
- the LOC132583204 gene encoding olfactory receptor 2D2-like produces MGAENFTSATEFILDGLSSHRKTQLLLFGVILLTYILTIVGNAVVIMLVLSDSHLHTPMYFFLVNLSTIEICYATSTEPQMMAHLLAGNGIISFTGCALQVFVVLIMGTTECFLLGIMAYDRYLAIFRPLTYPVAMSKYRQWQLALACWTAGILFSMIYVCVTFRHSYCGSNRINHFICEMPVVLKLACDDTRVSQAIVFVMAAIVLVIPVVVVLTSYGLILFSVLKMRSAASQRKAFSTCGSHLVVVTVFYGTVISMYLIPRSNPPSNHDKRIAVFYTVVTPLLNPIIYTLRNKDVHGAAAKVLRRHHLEPKI; encoded by the coding sequence ATGGGGGCTGAGAACTTCACCTCTGCCACAGAGTTCATCTTGGACGGATTGTCCAGCCACCGCAAGACACAACTGCTACTCTTTGGGGTTATCCTTCTCACGTACATACTTACCATAGTAGGAAACGCTGTGGTCATCATGCTTGTCCTGTCTGACTCTCACCTCCACACGCCCATGTACTTCTTCCTCGTGAACCTGTCAACCATAGAGATCTGCTACGCCACCAGCACAGAGCCACAGATGATGGCTCACCTCCTGGCAGGAAATGGAATCATATCCTTCACGGGCTGTGCGCTCCAGGTCTTTGTTGTATTGATTATGGGCACTACAGAATGCTTTCTGCTGGGCATCATGGCCTATGACCGGTATTTGGCCATTTTTCGTCCCCTGACATACCCCGTTGCCATGAGCAAGTATCGCCAGTGGCAACTTGCCTTGGCCTGTTGGACAGCAGGCATCCTTTTTAGCATGATCTATGTATGTGTTACCTTTCGCCACTCCTACTGTGGCTCCAACCGCATCAACCACTTCATATGTGAGATGCCAGTGGTGCTGAAACTCGCCTGTGATGACACCCGCGTCTCACAGGCCATTGTTTTTGTGATGGCAGCCATTGTCCTTGTGATTCCTGTTGTTGTTGTCCTGACTTCCTATGGGCTCATACTCTTCTCTGTGTTAAAGATGCGATCGGCCGCCAGTCAGCGCAAAGCCTTCTCTACATGTGGTTCCCATCTTGTAGTTGTCACGGTGTTCTATGGTACTGTCATTTCTATGTACTTAATTCCCCGGTCAAACCCGCCGTCCAATCATGACAAACGGATTGCTGTGTTCTATACGGTGGTCACCCCGCTGCTCAACCCCATCATTTATACCCTGCGGAACAAGGACGTCCATGGGGCAGCGGCCAAAGTGCTGCGAAGACATCATTTAGAACCAAAAATCTGA